The sequence AAGTTCGGCGCGATCACGACGCCCACCTCCGGGCGCTCGGCCAGCCAGCCGCGCACCTGCTCCAGCCGCTCCTGCGTGAAGCCGGAGGTGCCGACCACCATGCTGATGCCCTGCTCGACCGACCAGCGCAGGTTCTCCATGACCGCGCCGGGATTGGTGAAGTCGACCAGCACCTGCGCGCCCGCCTCGGCGGCGGCGGCCAGCCGGTCACCCTCATTGATCAGCACGACCAGATCGAGGTCGGGGGCGGCATCGACCGCCTTGCACACCTCGAGGCCCATGCGGCCCCGGGCGCCGAGAACACCGACACGGATGCGTTCAGGCTCTGTCACAGCGTCAACTTAACGTACCGGCACGGCCCGCCCGGCACCGCTCGCGAGGAGCGGTCCGGCGGCAGCGGCAGCGCGGGTGTCCGGGCGCCGGCACGCGAGCCTGGTCAGGGGAACGCGCCCTCGTCGAACGGCCCCACCACGGCCAGGGACGGTTCCCGCGTCAGCAGGTCGGCGGCGACCTCCCCGACATCGGCGATGGTCACCGCGTCGACCCGGCCCAGCAGCTCGTCCACGCTCATCAGGTGGCCGTGCAGCAGCTCGGACTTGGCCAGCCGGCTCATCCGGGAGCTGGTGTCCTCCAGGTTCAGCACGTACGACCCCTTGACCATGCCCTTGCCCCGGCCCAGTTCCTCGGCGGTGATCCCGGTCCGCGCCACACGTTCCAGCTCGGTGCGGATCAGGTCGAGCACCTCGGGGGCCCGGCCCGGGGCGCAGCCGGCGTAGACGCCGAACAGGCCGGAGTCGGCGTACTGGGCGGCGTACGAGTACACCGAGTACGCCAGGCCACGCTTCTCCCGGATCTCCTGGAACAGCCGGCTCGACATGCCGCCGCCGAGCACGTTGTTCAGCACGCCGAGGGCGAAGCGGCGCTCGTCGTACCGGCTCATGCCGACGCCGCCGAGCACGATGTGCGCCTGCTCGGTGTCCCGGTGCAGGACCACGGTGTGCGGTTTCTGCACGCGGACGCGCCGGTCGCCGGCACGCGGCCCGGACGGCGCCGCGGCGGCGGTGTCCAGCGGGCTGCCGGCCAGCGCCCTGCGCACCAGCCGGACCACCGCGGCGTGCTCCAGGTTGCCGGCCGCGGCGATCACCACCTGCGGCGCGCGGTACCGGCGCCGGTAGAAGTTGTTGATCTGGTTCCGGGTCATCGGGGTGACCGATTCCGGGGTGCCCGAGATCAGCCGGCCGAGCGGGTGGTCACCGTAGACCGCCTCGGCGAAGACGTCGTGCACCTCGTCGCCCGGCTCGTCCTCGTGCATGGCGATCTCCTCCAGGATCACGCCACGCTCGGTCTCCACGTCCGCCGGATCGAGGATCGAGTCGGCCACCGCGTCCACCAGCACGTCCACCGCCAGCGGCAGATCGCTGTCGAGCACCCGCGCGTAGTAGCAGGTGTACTCCTTGGTGGTGAAGGCGTTGGTCTCGCCACCCACCGCCTCGATCTCCGCGGAGATCTGCAGCGCGGTGCGCTTGTGCGTGCCCTTGAAGAGCAGGTGCTCCAGGAAGTGCGAGGCGCCCGACATGGCCGGGCTCTCGTCGCGCGAGCCGATCCCGACCCAGATGCCGAGCGCGGCGCTGCGGGTGGTCGGGATCGCCTCGGTGATGATGCGCAAGCCGCTGGGCAGGACGGTGCGGCGCACGCCGTCCTGGAGGGTCCGGGTGACGACACGGGCCGGCCTCTCGGCCGGCCCGTGGTTGTTCGCTGTCACCTAGTCGCGGCGCTCGCCACGGTCGCCGGACGGGCGCGACCGGCGCCGGCGCGGCTCGCCGCCGCCCTCGCCACGCGGGGCGCGCTCCTCACGCGGCGGACGGCCACCCTCGCCCTCGGCGCCGGCCGCGGCGGATGCGGCGGGCGCGGCCGCCGGTGCCTCCTCGCCCTCCGGGCGGACCTTGTCCAGGTAGATCTTGCCGCGCTGGTCGATGTCCGCGATCGACACCTCGACCTTGTCGCCGACGTTGAGGAAGTCCTCGACCTTCTCGACGCGCTTGCCGTCGCCCACCTTGGAGATGTGCAGCAGGCCGTCACGGCCGGGCAGCAGCGAGACGAACGCGCCGAACGCGGCCGTCTTCACCACGGTGCCGAGGAACTTGTCGCCGACCTTCGGCAGGGTCGGGTTGGCGATCGCGTTGATCCGCTCGACCGCGGCCTCGGCGGCCGGGCCGTTGGTCGCGCCGACGTAGATGGTGCCGTCGTCCTCGATCGAGATGTCGGCGCCGGTCTCGTCCTGGATCGCGTTGATGGTCTGACCCTTCGGGCCGATCACCATGCCGATCTTGTCGACCGGGATCTTCACGGTGGTGACCCGCGGGGCGTACTCGCTCATCGCGGCCGGAGCGGCGATCGCCGCCTCCATCACCGACAGGATGGTGGCGCGCGCCTCGTGCGCCTGCTGCAGAGCGCCGGCCAGCACGTCCGACGGGATGCCGTCGAGCTTGGTGTCCAGCTGCAGCGCGGTGACGAACTCGCTGGTGCCGGCGACCTTGAAGTCCATGTCGCCGAACGCGTCTTCGGCGCCCAGGATGTCGGTCAGCGCGATGTACTGCGTCTTGCCGTCGACCTCGTCGGAGATCAGGCCCATCGCGATGCCGGCGACCGGTGCCTTCAGCGGCACACCGGCGGAGAGCAGGGCCAGCGTCGAGGCGCAGACCGAGCCCATCGAGGTGGAGCCGTTCGAGCCGAGGGCCTCGGAGACCTGCCGGATCGCGTACGGGAACTCCTCGCGCGAGGGCAGCACCGGGACCAGCGCGCGCTCGGCCAGCGCACCGTGGCCGATCTCACGCCGCTTCGGCGAGCCCACCCGGCCGGTCTCCCCGGTCGAGTACGGCGGGAAGTTGTAGTTGTGCATGTAGCGCTTGGTCTTCTCCGGGGAGAGGGTGTCCAGCGCCTGCTCCATGCGCAGCATGTTCAGCGTGGTGACGCCCAGGATCTGGGTCTCGCCACGCTCGAACAGCGCCGAGCCGTGCACC is a genomic window of Actinoplanes teichomyceticus ATCC 31121 containing:
- a CDS encoding M16 family metallopeptidase encodes the protein MTANNHGPAERPARVVTRTLQDGVRRTVLPSGLRIITEAIPTTRSAALGIWVGIGSRDESPAMSGASHFLEHLLFKGTHKRTALQISAEIEAVGGETNAFTTKEYTCYYARVLDSDLPLAVDVLVDAVADSILDPADVETERGVILEEIAMHEDEPGDEVHDVFAEAVYGDHPLGRLISGTPESVTPMTRNQINNFYRRRYRAPQVVIAAAGNLEHAAVVRLVRRALAGSPLDTAAAAPSGPRAGDRRVRVQKPHTVVLHRDTEQAHIVLGGVGMSRYDERRFALGVLNNVLGGGMSSRLFQEIREKRGLAYSVYSYAAQYADSGLFGVYAGCAPGRAPEVLDLIRTELERVARTGITAEELGRGKGMVKGSYVLNLEDTSSRMSRLAKSELLHGHLMSVDELLGRVDAVTIADVGEVAADLLTREPSLAVVGPFDEGAFP
- a CDS encoding polyribonucleotide nucleotidyltransferase, with the protein product MTEQTALGTESRTAVIDNGSFGTREIVFSTGRLAKQAAGSVIVQLGDTTVLSATTASKAPKEHFDFFPLTVDVEERMYAAGRIPGSFFRREGRPSEDAILTCRLIDRPLRPSFTKGLRNEVQVVETVLALDPQHPYDVVAMNGASMSTKLSGLPFSGPVGSTRIAHIDGQWVAFPTIDELERATFDMVVAGRVVGDGDSADVAIMMVEAEATPHAVKLIAAGATAPTEEIVAGGLEAAKPAIRELCRAQSELAEVAAKPVAEFPVFLDYQDDVLEAVSEAVRAEVAEALKIAGKQEREESLDLVKAKAHELLAERFEGREKEISAAFRSITKSEVRQRVLREQIRIDGRGPRDIRPLSAQVGVLPRVHGSALFERGETQILGVTTLNMLRMEQALDTLSPEKTKRYMHNYNFPPYSTGETGRVGSPKRREIGHGALAERALVPVLPSREEFPYAIRQVSEALGSNGSTSMGSVCASTLALLSAGVPLKAPVAGIAMGLISDEVDGKTQYIALTDILGAEDAFGDMDFKVAGTSEFVTALQLDTKLDGIPSDVLAGALQQAHEARATILSVMEAAIAAPAAMSEYAPRVTTVKIPVDKIGMVIGPKGQTINAIQDETGADISIEDDGTIYVGATNGPAAEAAVERINAIANPTLPKVGDKFLGTVVKTAAFGAFVSLLPGRDGLLHISKVGDGKRVEKVEDFLNVGDKVEVSIADIDQRGKIYLDKVRPEGEEAPAAAPAASAAAGAEGEGGRPPREERAPRGEGGGEPRRRRSRPSGDRGERRD